The Neoarius graeffei isolate fNeoGra1 chromosome 7, fNeoGra1.pri, whole genome shotgun sequence genome includes a region encoding these proteins:
- the LOC132889515 gene encoding glutathione S-transferase omega-1-like — protein sequence MASTQKCLGKGSSAPGAVPKGQMRLYSMRFCPFAQRARLVLCAKGIEPETINIHLKEKPEWFLEKNPLGQVPTLETSNGQVVYESAIVCEYLDEIYPEKKLFPSDPFAKAQQKMVLEEYSKIIPLFYKIPMTRVKGEDVSALEEELKEKFSKLNKVLVNKKTKFFGGDSVTMIDYLIWPWFERLEAWQLKHCLDGTPELNNWILCMKEDPPVKAVMFSTDVYKAFMDSFLEGNPNFDYGL from the exons ATGGCTTCGACTCAGAAATGCCTTGGAAAag GAAGCTCTGCTCCTGGGGCTGTACCCAAAGGCCAGATGCGACTTTATAGTATGAGATTCTGCCCGTTTGCCCAGAGAGCCAGACTTGTGCTCTGTGCTAAGGGTATAGA ACCAGAAACTATCAACATCCATTTGAAAGAGAAACCTGAGTGGTTTCTGGAGAAGAATCCACTTGGCCAAGTGCCTACACTGGAAACCTCCAATGGCCAGGTGGTCTATGAGTCAGCAATTGTATGTGAATACCTGGATGAGATTTACCCTGAGAAAAAACTGTTTCCTTCTGACCCCTTTGCAAAAGCCCAGCAGAAGATGGTGCTGGAGGAATACTCAAAG ATCATTCCTCTGTTCTACAAAATTCCTATGACCAGAGTAAAAGGTGAGGATGTGTCAGCACTAGAAGAAGAGTTGAAGGAAAAGTTCTCCAAACTGAACAAG GTTCTTGTTAACAAGAAAACCAAATTCTTTGGAGGTGATTCAGTCACTATGATTGACTACCTGATCTGGCCGTGGTTTGAGAGGTTGGAGGCCTGGCAGCTCAAACA CTGTCTGGATGGCACTCCAGAGCTGAACAACTGGATTTTGTGCATGAAAGAGGATCCACCAGTGAAGGCAGTCATGTTCAGCACGGATGTCTACAAAGCCTTTATGGACTCATTCTTGGAGGGAAACCCCAATTTTGACTATGGCTTATAA